TAGTAGAAAAATCATCCATTTCATCGTTTAGCAAAACACCGGTACCATCGGCTACAACACTGGAGCCAAAAATATAATTTATGGACATTGTTGCAGAAACCCGATTACCCTCCGCATCAATAATAGAGATATGCGAAGTATTCGTAGTCTTTGGTTGCATTGCTGACTGTTTTTTAACCTGTCCCTGTAAAACGGCACTAGGAAGTGTTTTATGTGGTGGGATTAAGGTACTTAACTTTTTCCCATTCTCTGCAGAAATTAAATTCTCAATGGGAATAGTCACAAAATCAGGATCGCCCAAAAACTGCTCGCGCTGCCAATAGGCCAAACGCATAGACTCTACCAAGTGATGTATCCATTGAATTTTTGAGAATGAAGACAAGGAATAGTGAGACAATATATTCAGCATAGTCAATAACGCAACGCCTCCTGCTGAAGGTGGAGGTGCGGTTATAATTAACATGTTATGATAGGCACCAATTAATGGTTCTCTCACTTTGATTTTATATTTCGCTAAATCCTCAAGGGTCCAAATTCCTCCCGCAGCGTTAACCCCCTTAACCAAACGTTCTGCAACTGCTCCAGTATAAAAGCCGCCTTCGCCCTTCTCGGCGATTAACTTTAGGGTGTTTGCCAAATCCGTTTGAATTAATCGCTCCCCAATGCGATAAGGACGTCCATTGTTCAAGAAGATTTTCGCTGTAGAAGGATATTTCTTGATTTGCTCCAGCCGGTCTTCGTTTTTCAAGAATGAGCTTAATTGCTTATCAACCTCAAAGCCCTCTTCTGCTAATTTTATTGCAGGAGCAAGCGATTGTGCTAAAGGTAATCGTCCATAATTCTTGGCAATGTAGGCCAATGCTGCTGGCTCACCAGGAATTGCTGCAGCTAGGCCTCCATTTAAGGATAGTCCGGGTATCACCTGCCCATCAGCCCCTAAATACATGTCTGCTTTTGCGGCTTGAGGTGCTACCTCTCGTCCATCAATAAAGATGTTTTTATGCTGATTTTCTTGATGCAGTAACCAAAATCCTCCTCCACCCAGTCCTGAATGGTATGGTTCAACAACAGCTAATGCTGCAGTTACAGCAATTGCTGCATCAAAGGCATTTCCACCATTCGCTAAAATTTCGAGTCCGGCATTAGTTGCTAATGGATTTGCACTGGCCACTGCATAACCAGGAGCTAGGGTTTTATTTTGCTGGGCAAGCGCATTAGTAGGAAAATATAGAAAATTGATGCTACTCGTAATCAGGAAAAAGCCATTAAATAGTCTTCTAAGTCCCATGTTCATGTTGCCTCTTTTGGAGTTCTCTGACGACACAAGAGGGAACGAACTGAGAAATATCTCCTTTCAGAAGCGCAATTTCACGCACCAGAGTAGAAGAAATATACATAAAATTTTCTGAGGGGGTTAAAAAAATTGTTTCTATTTGTTTGGATAATTTTCGATTCATTCCGGCCAGTTGAAATTCATATTCAAAATCAGACACTGCGCGCAAACCGCGTAAAACAACTCCTGCATTCTGCTCTAATGCAAAATCAATTAACAGGTTATCAAATCCCAGTACACGTACTCCAGGCAAATGGGCAATTGCCTCTTCAACAAGTTTAATACGTGTCTCTAGTGGCAAAAACGGACGTTTCGCTTTATTGCTCGCTACGGCAACAATAATTTCAGGAAAAATCGTAGCGGCACGACTAATAATATCAACATGTCCATTCGTAACGGGATCAAAAGTTCCAGGATAAATTGCTTTTAATTTCATAATGATTAAGACTAATTGCATATGCGAACAGTCTAGCGTATTGTTAATTGAAAAACTACATAAAAGGACTTGAGGTGACCAATGAATAATATAAAACGATTAATAATAATGATAACCCCCTTTTTGTTAACCGCCTGCGCTCCTCCGCGACCTGCAGCAGAATTACCCGAAAATAAAGTCATGCCTGTAGAACAACGTAAAGCAAAAACAGAGACGGTTTCCTCATGGGAACTTCGCGGGGCCATGGCAGCAAAAAATAAAAACAAAGGATGGTCAGCTGCCATGAATTGGAGACAGGAAGGACCTAATGCTTATCAAATCCGGCTTATGGGCCCATTAGGAAGTGGAACAGTCCTTATTGATAAAAAAGGCAATACCATTACCTACCAAGATGGACCCAAAAAGATCAGCTCACATAATGCGGACGAATTATTAGTAGAGCAAACAGGAATTCGTCTTCCGGTGAACAACCTTTATTATTGGGTGAGAGGACTCCCTGCTCCAGGGCCTGTTCAAGCTGAACACCGAGATAAGTACAATCACCTGGTTGCAATGAAACAAAATGGTTATACCATTAATTTCACCAAATATACTTCCGTTAAAGGTATTGATCTGCCAAGTAT
This sequence is a window from Legionella cherrii. Protein-coding genes within it:
- the ggt gene encoding gamma-glutamyltransferase; amino-acid sequence: MGLRRLFNGFFLITSSINFLYFPTNALAQQNKTLAPGYAVASANPLATNAGLEILANGGNAFDAAIAVTAALAVVEPYHSGLGGGGFWLLHQENQHKNIFIDGREVAPQAAKADMYLGADGQVIPGLSLNGGLAAAIPGEPAALAYIAKNYGRLPLAQSLAPAIKLAEEGFEVDKQLSSFLKNEDRLEQIKKYPSTAKIFLNNGRPYRIGERLIQTDLANTLKLIAEKGEGGFYTGAVAERLVKGVNAAGGIWTLEDLAKYKIKVREPLIGAYHNMLIITAPPPSAGGVALLTMLNILSHYSLSSFSKIQWIHHLVESMRLAYWQREQFLGDPDFVTIPIENLISAENGKKLSTLIPPHKTLPSAVLQGQVKKQSAMQPKTTNTSHISIIDAEGNRVSATMSINYIFGSSVVADGTGVLLNDEMDDFSTKVGEENVFGIVGGDKNAIAPGKRPLSSMTPTFLELPQRVAILGTPGGSRIPTMVLIASLVFHDAYGAISMVSAMRFHHQYLPDVLQFEPDTFPPAIQEALKAMGYHLMPLERYYGDMQAITWDKQTNILTAASDPRAIGLAASIVNAPSGYGHGARF
- the coaD gene encoding pantetheine-phosphate adenylyltransferase, whose product is MQLVLIIMKLKAIYPGTFDPVTNGHVDIISRAATIFPEIIVAVASNKAKRPFLPLETRIKLVEEAIAHLPGVRVLGFDNLLIDFALEQNAGVVLRGLRAVSDFEYEFQLAGMNRKLSKQIETIFLTPSENFMYISSTLVREIALLKGDISQFVPSCVVRELQKRQHEHGT
- the lolB gene encoding lipoprotein insertase outer membrane protein LolB — its product is MNNIKRLIIMITPFLLTACAPPRPAAELPENKVMPVEQRKAKTETVSSWELRGAMAAKNKNKGWSAAMNWRQEGPNAYQIRLMGPLGSGTVLIDKKGNTITYQDGPKKISSHNADELLVEQTGIRLPVNNLYYWVRGLPAPGPVQAEHRDKYNHLVAMKQNGYTINFTKYTSVKGIDLPSMIRLEGNGVMVKVVIQNWTI